One genomic segment of Besnoitia besnoiti strain Bb-Ger1 chromosome VII, whole genome shotgun sequence includes these proteins:
- a CDS encoding hypothetical protein (encoded by transcript BESB_079380) — protein sequence MPHADRPASGRTRDEATSASSDSSLPAVPPAFSPPPLSFSSSLSTAFFSSFSSSPSSPSLQNAPFQPPDPQESPFLSSPAASFSHPSSSGSSSFYSASSPSSSLSSSVPSSFPSSAFPSSLPPPSLASSFPTSSSPSPPHSELLDGLGTGAVAAVPIRQVPSTRCVSSSGSRHPAGAPSFPPASSTSFSSCVSRASGSSSSSSSRAASDSASSPHPPPRLPSCEQGDPGPRAGSSTRRKRTICEISSVLYFERASGGARSACLTFSAAACSASPVGLPGGNELFRISSRILLPSMSSSSSTPLSGTHDAETRGPAARDSTEQETRTLGGDEGRRAGSVSARLPRPQDGSVEGEAAHAGPRGSDEEAGVGGTRAEESEVAGAAENREDALARLAATPLTVVAVGRQPFVALYDEVTQAAKRHRKSCDELTKNLDLLLDAILESKDKLRAAAAAAARPPSGAGAVAGLRSGPSSLPSPASLPPSFSSLNESVKGETSSFPSPCTAPGGGGASTRGGFLPASAPPSSPRSPPPSSAAPFVLAENAIAGNQSQGRRENDSAGRGPAPSAACATEGQGTTAEALAEARGAGRREGSRTGDRPPADGLPGAADGASPAALDAHLSQQGRLEIQTMGRADEAAEEGGERRDETQGTGESGVLSSATLGTLDAPPHSSAATAASPSALTSLVRGWEGDTTASLASAVSPYGGDGRAGLAGSRGSAASSFSPSCFSGISSPPASPSPALLPFASASPFFSAAPSPAAACRPGNALSSSQSALPSYSLPAPCLQVAPPSASVPPSAVSEASAKASAGATLGAPAGGGGDTPSGGGALTESGASSQLAAFAGLARRGDKGAEGIHAAIVKEVLRGLQARVQALDVTHTLAETYKDQQMALSGVARAIDRLMPGDPAPATRVLPPPPEQQLFFALHARNEKAAAKAAAGTRDTPTAESQALKDREGSSAEAGASEETAGPAPPATPAARPQRGTETRVASRREGEETEVLERRRRRRKESEEGGNADRRRRTVRGGFEGALTETGSGGTPQILLAGLTASGGSRRHRGSRDSEEPSFACRVDEPCGHHVSGRRPSLSLCRSLGKSRNPRHPSRCRAAGRDPASCAYRRAWCTRGSNANLAAALPRLLCGGGWSAGFCARRHLIESEDMLLAKLLALHFLHCGWFDIYAQFCAEQQQIFDAVHCPCLECRGWSHREWLASRCEEEGHLAVSDSSSENSQQRHPGQETEEAPPPSSTTKEDADGRGRAQMGAAQAKASQEDGTKKEAASALPWPAAHECLHLPSGDRAEETLAGASHRAGTGSEEKVEGEAAARGTSRSVVLSSVTSSSPLLHAGDPPGGAARHLNGGAGFTGEEGLSSASERGDSEVSSLPSLLSFGVNESFSLDSLSRVGTSTEAAQRTTGQSRGAPGGSRHPTRPAGTRTGEADLSAKEAEAAKAPHEPNGGQREQGGKKTVQEGLKQREALDWRSRHAEKSAMRVGRLQLLPGEVEAAYVQLHEILRRLERTRDSQLLQWRLKYEGNEGALRACPGGAAKKNGIDLALHWLARQKKHHRRRLAALHFELHKLKFLSLLSSPSSTIEEALLYSRSHLAPLWRFHKADVCRLMGCVAFFGRRSATAKDHGEALAGSSLLTSSSPCLSHHADVKHEAQAQGERSASPERERVPDGRDADRSGSRGSALSSSRPGASEGPGRPSRAWPEASADGSASAFSFAVHRGEDREDGQVQLLLNGRVARGQVSSAFPASHEADGAAEAHARQTTPDPSAERGRDPNSSFLAETTPYRDLVSEAEWARVLNLFRRAFCEVGLLLPVCGHSASSIRSREDVDTPLVAEASSAAGSARAAEVAGSVPVFLGAQASPPGGASMPALALPPPSTAIGGVPFVQASRGVGAGSGGVVGAQAAGNSAARRSSVQALWDAIAGRRQAAEAGSGGGGSPSLRGAGGVVDGTGAAGAGYREEMTLAGAEYGPESSSAEEEAGMMPLHAEDHRVAESSLQTSSRTARSSAESAGDRGRREGRGGLTRARITIFYRPGHSDWRQAEAVTTAAHAGIPVDFLSLLPPEPPRLAPSVSCVGRPLSTLFAGKDRYPEFVDAAVVSALNSASGSAAATAAVAAAGALADEVEHAAEEYSLLSDVPLSAPRVPALQCFSSFHQSILANEEKFYSSSEWYLDVLTNQDDDMEAPVQLAALGTCGFRGQRFTRCADISAGRLRDSCGSGAFCAGRQLLTFGEAAGSVLAQTDGCPVTRLGETRVSVPPGRRGSTSSNSTGSGSAGVVARQAALGATCSRKIFRRLPPISDLQPGWLLRIHALGGRRWVPAGGGAEFGGKADGAGRRTRASDGSYHGSSPRRRGAGGEYRTAEELVEELASRAHESGERRATGASSRSPTGPPPRPPFSIRGGKGDPDSFAAERKGDARARNESERRSRRFWQSEVARAESDDEESSRDSALDACQANIDEGGRDEKDDVLVRFENHLRQRRRRRQILDSLWLSEALDGPPLFGLRWRPCAISRRRRRSLLGLFQGSANRSNSAASNSEDGSISRTHRHSSSRAVLRSSSRSTTETSGDVLVSHREDGAGGGRRGRRHRRRRRRTTSLTRLSSPAAGFPFEAAGGLEATGGTGTAAAGLGGALAAGGGGRAHRRGERRTASSQGANRPQRRATTGDIGATVSGIAAEARGLLLRAQMRGVLGRGLGAGTGTPAGATGAAARRLAAMAVRGLGSGGGGGGTGGDGRYSSLARVAFLSAGRWLALPPAEALRGWREEEASVAREDEDDDSDEDDEEEEEDLEDVMRALEEEEELGGGAEEEENRVEDEEDEADNTSETRLFFFALEPGSRYLELAENVACLHVVLAPVQQTECPCIDQELPAVEYAHVGVNRPRQRAAYCE from the exons ATGCCTCACGCCGACAGGCCAG CTTCTGGAAGGACGCGGGACGAGGCGACCTCAGCATCCTCTGACTCCTCCTTGCCAGCCGTACCccctgccttctctcctcctcctctttccttttcctcttccctctccaccgcgtttttctcgtctttttcatcttcgccgtcttcgcctaGTCTTCAGAACGCCCCTTTCCAGCCCCCCGATCCACAGGAGTCCccgtttctttcctctccggCGGCTTCCTTTTCGCAcccgtcttcttccggctcgtcctccttctactccgcgtcttcgccgtcctcctcacTCTCCTCGTCCGttccctcttcttttccCTCTTCCGCGTTTCCGTCTTCGttgcctccgccctcgcttGCATCTTCGTTTCCTACatcgtcgtctccctccccGCCCCATTCGGAGTTGCTCGACGGGCTAGGCACGGGTGCTGTGGCCGCCGTGCCGATTCGCCAGGTTCCCTCGACGCGGTGTGTCTCGTCTTCTGGATCTCGGCATCCTGCTGGCGCTCCGTCTTTCCCTCCTGCGTCTTCCACCAGTTTCTCCTcctgcgtgtctcgcgcctccggttcgtcttcatcttcgagctcgcgcgcggcttcagaCTCCGCGTCGAGTCCGCACCCACCCCCGCGTCTCCCGTCGTGTGAGCAGGGAGACCCcggcccgcgcgccggcagcagcacgaGGCGCAAGAGAACGATCTGCGAAATCTCTTCGGTTTTGTACTTTGAGCGTGCGAGTGGGGGTGCGCGGTCCGCGTGCTTGACGTTttcagcagctgcgtgctCTGCTTCGCCCGTGGGCCTGCCGGGCGGCAACGAACTTTTTAGGATCTCCTCGCGCATTCTGCTGCCGTCGatgtcttcctcgtcgtcgacgcCTCTCTCCGGCACACatgacgcagagacgcggggCCCAGCAGCGAGGGACAGCACAGAGCAAGAGACGAGGACGctcggaggcgacgagggccggcgcgccggaagTGTCTCCGCGAGACTCCCGCGCCCGCAAGATGGAAGTGTGGAGGGCGAAGCCGCACACGCGGGCCCGCGCGGgtcagacgaggaggcgggagtAGGGGGaacgcgcgcagaagagTCGGAGGTAGCCGGAGCAGCAGAAAACCGCGAagacgctctcgcgcgcctcgctgcaaCCCCTCTCACGGTCGTCGCAGTTGGACGGCAGCCATTCGTGGCTCTCTACGACGAAGTGACCCAAGCTGCAAAGCGTCACAGGAAAAGCTGTGACGAGTTAACGAAGAATCTAGATCTCCTCCTCGATGCCATCCTC GAATCGAAAGACAAgctccgcgcagcagcagcggcagctgcgcggccgccttcaggcgctggcgcagtAGCAGGGCTCCGCTCTGggccgtcttcgctgccgtcacctgcttctctgcctccatctttttcttctttaaATGAGAGCGTCAAGGGCGAAACGTCATCCTTTCCGTCCCCTTGCACGGCtcctggcggaggcggggccTCCACGCGTGGCGGATTTctccctgcgtctgcgcctccttcgtcgccacgctcgcctcccccgtcctccgcggctccgtTCGTGCTTGCTGAAAATGCCATAGCAGGAAACCAGTCGCAGGGACGCAGGGAAAATGACAGTGCTGGCCGCGGccccgcgccgtccgccgcctgtGCAACGGAGGGACAGGGAACAACAGCAGAGGCGTTAGCCGAGGCTCGCGGTGCCGGAAGACGAGAGGGCAGCAGAACGGGAGACAGACCGCCGGCTGATGGGcttcccggcgccgcggacggtgCTTCACCTGCGGCTTTGGATGCACATCTATCTCAACAGGGCAGACTCGAAATCCAGACGATGGGAAgagcagacgaggcggcagaagagggaggagagcgaagggaTGAAACCCAGGGCACTGGCGAATCCGGGGTGCTTTCTTCCGCGACCCTCGGGACTCTTGATGCGCCGCCACACTCATCTGCCGCGacggctgcttcgccttctgcgttgACCTCACTCGTTCGGGGATGGGAAGGAGACACGActgcctcgctggcgtcggCTGTCTCACCGTATGGAGGCGACGGTCGCGCAGGTCTCGCGGGCAGCCGCGGgtcggcggcctcttcgttCTCGCCTTCGTGTTTCTCCGGTATCTCCTCCCCACCGGCATCTCCTTCGCCCGCCCTCTtgcccttcgcctctgcgtcgccgttttTTTCAGCAGCCCCatcgccagcggcagcgtgTCGCCCTGGCAATGCCTTATCTTCTTCGCAGTCAGCGCTGCCGAGCTactctctgcctgcgccgtgCTTGCAGGtagcgccgccttcggcttCAGTGCCTCCTTCTGCAGTCTCTGAGGCTTCCGCAAAGgcctcggcgggcgcgactctcggcgcgcccgccggtgGGGGCGGGGACACACCCTCTGGCGGGGGAGCCCTCACGGAGTCGGGCGCCAgttcgcagctcgcggcgttcgcgggtttggcgcgccgaggcgacaAGGGCGCGGAGGGTATCCACGCGGCGATAGTGAAAGAGGTGCTTCGGGGATTGCAGGCGAGAGTGCAGGCCCTCGACGTGACGCACACGCTCGCAGAGACATACAAAGATCAACAGATGGCGCTCAGCGGCGTTGCCCGCGCCATTGATCGACTGATGCCTGGCGACCCGGCCCCCGCGACGCGCGTCCTCCCTCCACCGCCCGAGCAGCaactcttcttcgctctgcaCGCCAGGAATGAGAAGGCTGCTGCGAAAGCCGCTGCCGGAACACGCGACACGCCGACTGCAGAGAGCCAGGCACTGAAGGACCGCGAAGGGTCTTCAGCTGAGGCCGGGGCTTccgaggagacggcggggcccgcgccgccggccacgccagcagcgcggcctcaGAGAGGGACGGAGACTAGGGTCGCGagccgacgcgaaggcgaggagacagaggttctggagcgacgccggcggaggcgaaaggaAAGTGAAGAAGGCGGGAACGCcgaccggcggcggagaacggTTCGCGGCGGCTTTGAAGGCGCCCTCACTGAAACAGGATCGGGCGGTACGCCTCAGATTCTCCTCGCTGGCCTCACGGCGTCGggcgggtcgcggcggcaCAGAGGCAGtcgagacagcgaggaacCGTCCTTTGCGTGCCGTGTAGACGAGCCGTGCGGGCACCACGTGTCGGGGAGGCGGCCGTCGTTGTCGCTCTGTCGCTCTCTGGGAAAGTCGCGAAACCCGCGGCATCCGTCGCGGTGCCGCGCGGCTGGAAGAGACCCAGCCTCCTGCGCGTACCGACGGGCCTGGTGCACGCGCGGAAGCAATGCGaacctcgccgctgcgctgccgaGACTTCTCTGTGGGGGAGGATGGTCTGCGGGCTTCTGTGCGCGAAGGCATCTCATCGAAAGCGAAGACATGCTTCTCGCAaagcttctcgcgctgcacTTTTTGCACTGTGGCTGGTTTGACATCTACGCCCAGTTCTG CGCAGAGCAGCAGCAAATCTTCGATGCTGTCCATTGCCCGTGTCTGGAGTGCCGGGGCTGGTCGCACCGTGAGTGGCTAGCTAGCCgctgcgaagaggaggggCACCTCGCTGTGTCGGATTCTTCATCGGAGAACAGCCAGCAGAGACACCCAGGccaagagacagaggaggcacCACCGCCCAGTTCTACGAcgaaagaagacgccgacgggCGGGGGCGGGCTCAAATGGGCGCGGCCCAAGCAAAGGCGAGTCAAGAGGACGGCACGAAGAAGGAAGCCGCGTCTGCACTCCCGTGGCCTGCGGCTCACGAGTGTCTCCATTTGCCTTCGGGAGACCGCGCTGAGGAGACTCTCGCGGGGGCCTCGCACCGGGCAGGGActggaagcgaagaaaaagtggagggcgaagcagcagcgcgaggaacgAGCCGAAGTGTTGTTCTCTCGTCGGTCACTTCGTCGAGCCCGCTATTGCATGCAGGTGATCCGCCGGGGGGGGCAGCTAGGCACCTCAATGGAGGGGCAGGATTCACAGGAGAGGAGGGACTTTCGTCCGCGTCGGAACGTGGCGACTCAGAAGTTTCGAGTCTCCCGAGTCTCCTGTCCTTTGGTGTGAACGAGTCCTTCTCGCTGGACTCGCTCAGTCGCGTCGGCACCTccacggaggcggcgcagcggactACTGGCCAGAGCAGGGGGGCGCCTGGCGGGTCAAGACACCCGACGAGACCCGCGGGTACCCGCACCGGAGAAGCAGATCTGAGCGCCAAAGAGGCCGAAGCTGCGAAGGCTCCGCACGAGCCGAACGGTGGACAGCGAGAACAaggaggaaagaagacggTGCAGGAGGGCCTCAAGCAGCGGGAAGCTCTCGACTGGAGGAGCCGGCACGCGGAGAAATCAGCCATGCGCGTTGGCAGacttcagctgctgccggGAGAAGTAGAGGCTGCCTACGTACAGCTGCATGAG ATTCTTCGGCGGCTggagcgcacgcgcgacagCCAACTCCTTCAGTGGCGGCTGAAGTACGAGGGCAACGAAGGGGCACTCCGCGCGTGcccgggaggcgccgccaaGAAGAACGGAATCGACCTGGCGCTCCACTGGCTTGCCCGCCAGAAGAAGCATCACAGGCGCAGGTTGGCTGCGCTTCACTTCGAGCTTCACAAGCTTAAA TTCCTCTCGCTCctgtcctcgccttcctcgacgaTCGAAGAAGCGCTGCTCTACTCGCGGAGCCACTTGGCGCCCCTCTGGCGCTTCCACAAGGCTGACGTGTGCCGCCTGATGGGCTGTGTGGCCTTCTTCGGGCGCCGCTCGGCGACGGCTAAAGACCACGGGGAAGCTCTCGCGGGGTCGTCTCTCCTtacttcctcctctccgtgtCTTTCCCACCACGCCGACGTTAAACACGAGGCACAGGCTCAAGGCGAAAGAAGCGCTTCGCCTGAGAGGGAAAGGGTGCCTGacgggcgcgacgccgaccgAAGCGGGTCCCGAGGCTCCGCTTTATCGTCTTCCCGCCCGGGGGCTTCGGAGGGGCCCGGGCGCCCGAGCCGCGCATGGCCAGAGGCCTCAGCCGACGGATCAGCTTCTGCCTTCTCTTTTGCGGTGCACAGAGGCGAAGACCGAGAAGACGGACAAGTTCAGCTCCTGCTTAACGGCCGGGTAGCCAGAGGCCAAGTGTCGAGTGCGTTTCCCGCGTCGCATGAAGCCGACGGGGCAGCAGAAGCCCACGCCCGCCAGACGACTCCAGACCCATCCGCCGAGCGTGGACGCGACCCGAATTCTTCATTTCTAGCCGAAACGACGCCCTACCGGGACTTAGTTTCCGAAGCTGAGTGGGCACGTGTTTTGAATCTCTTCCGCCGGGCGTTTTGCGAGGTCGGTCTTCTCCTGCCTGTATGCGGTCATTCGGCGTCTTCCATTCGAAGTCGCGAAGACGTGGACACGCCTCTTGTCGCCGAGGCATCGAGCGCTgcaggctccgcgcgcgccgcggaggtcgCAGGCAGCGTGCCAGTCTTCTtaggcgcgcaggcgtctcctccaGGAGGCGCCTCCATGCCCGCCCTGGcgttgccgccgccctccactgCCATCGGGGGAGTCCCCTTCGTGCAGGCTTCGAGAGGCGTGGgggcaggcagcggcggcgtcgtgGGCGCCCAGGCCGCTGGGAACAGTGCGGCCCGCCGGAGCTCCGTTCAGGCCCTGTGGGATGCCATTGcagggcgacggcaggcggCAGAAGCCGGcagcgggggaggaggcagTCCGAGTCtcaggggggcggggggagtcGTCGATGGGACAGGGGCAGCAGGGGCTGGCTACAGGGAGGAAATGACGCTGGCTGGCGCTGAGTATGGGCcggagagcagcagcgcagaggaggaagctggGATGATGCCACTGCATGCCGAGGACCACAGAGTAGCTGAGAGCTCGCTGCAAACGTCGAGCCGGACAGCCCGGAGTTCTGCGGAGAGCGCCGGAGACCGGGGACGTcgagaaggacgcggaggcttGACTCGAGCCCGAATCACCATTTTCTACCGCCCTGGGCACTCCGATTGGCGCCAAGCCGAAGCGGTCACCACCGCAGCACACGCCGGGATTCCCGTAGatttcctctccctccttccACCCGAACCGCCGCGTCTGGCTCCCAGTGTCTCCTGTGTGGGGCGACCCCTGAGCACCCTTTTCGCGGGGAAGGACCGGTACCCGGAGTTCGTTGACGCGGCGGTCGTCTCAGCGCTCAACTCGGCCTccggctcggcggcggccacggctgcggtcgcggcagCAGGAGCCCTAGCGGACGAGGTGGAGCACGCCGCCGAAGAGTATTCGCTGCTCTCCGACGTCCCGCTGTCCGCACCCCGGGTACCGGCGCTCCAgtgcttctcctccttccaTCAGAGCATCCTGGCGAATGAGGAAAAGTTTTACAGCTCGTCCGAATGGTACCTGGATGTTTTAACAAACCAAGACGACGACATGGAGGCTCCAGTGCAGCTCGCAGCGCTGGGGACGTGCGGCTTCCGCGGGCAGCGCTTCACGAGGTGTGCGGATATCTCGGCAGGACGTCTGAGAGACAGCTGCGGAAGCGGAGCCTTCTGTGCGGGCCGGCAGCTTCTCACGTTTGGCGAGGCAGCTGGGAGTGTGCTGGCGCAGACCGACGGCTGCCCTGTCACGCGCCTCGGGGAGACGCGGGTTTCGGTTCCTCCTGGCAGAAGGGGCAGCACGAGTAGCAACAGCACGGGCTCGGGATCCGCGGGCGTAGTCGCCAGGCAGGCTGCGCTGGGCGCCACCTGCAGCCGAAAAATATTTCGGCGTCTTCCCCCCATTAGCGACCTCCAGCCAGGATGGCTTCTCCGCATTCACGCTCTCGGGGGTCGGCGGTGGGTGCCAgccgggggcggggcggagtTTGGCGGGaaggccgacggcgccgggcggcggacgcgggcgagtGACGGCTCTTATCACGGGTCATCCCCtaggcggcgcggggccgGTGGCGAATACAGGACGGCGGAAGAGCTAGTCGAGGagctggcgagccgcgcacacGAGAGCGGTGAAAGACGGGCGACGGGGGCGTCTTCGAGGAGTCCCACGGGCCCTCCCCCTCGTCCCCCGTTCTCTATCCGCGGCGGAAAAGGAGACCCTGACAGTTTCGCTGCAGAGCGGAAGGGCGACGCAAGAGCGAGAAATGAAAGCGAGCGCCGGAGTAGAAGATTCTGGCAGAGCGAAGTCGCGCGAGCGGAGTCGGATGACGAAGAGAGCTCTCGCGACTCTGCACTCGACGCCTGTCAGGCGAACATCGATGAAGGCGGGAGAGATGAAAAGGACGATGTTCTTGTTCGCTTCGAAAACCATCTGCgacagagacggcgccggcgccagatCCTCGATTCTCTCTGGCTGAGCGAAGCCCTAGATGGTCCTCCGCTGTTTGGGCTCCGGTGGCGCCCGTGCGCGATAtcccgccgcaggcgtcgcagccTCCTTGGGCTCTTTCAGGGGTCTGCGAATCGCTCCAACTCAGCCGCCTCGAACAGCGAGGATGGGTCGATCTCACGCACTCATCggcacagcagcagccgcgcggtgCTGCGAAGCAGCAGTCGAAGCACTACAGAAACCAGCGGCGACGTACTGGTGTCTCACCGTGAAGACGGGGCTGggggcggaagacgaggcagacggcacaggagacgacgaagacgaaccACGAGTCTGACTCGCCTGAgttcgcctgccgcgggctTCCCTTTTGAAGCCGCCGGCGGGCTTGAAGCAACCGGGGGGACAGggacggcggccgctggcCTCGGGGGGGCGCTGGCTGCCGGAGGCGGTGGCCGGGCGCATCGCcgtggcgagcgccgcacTGCTTCCTCTCAAGGCGCGAATCGGCCTCAGCGAAGAGCAACCACGGGCGACATCGGCGCGACCGTCAGCGGCATTGCCGCCGAGGCCCGCGgtctgctgcttcgcgcgcaaATGCGTGGCGTGCTCGGGCGAGGGCTGGGCGCCGGGACCGGGACTCCGGCGGGAGcgacaggcgctgcggcgcgtcggctgGCGGCAATGGCTGTGCGAGGCCTCGgcagtggaggcggcgggggggggacaggcggcgacgggcggtattcgtccctcgcgcgcgtggcgttTCTCTCCGCTGGACGCTGGCTCGCCCTTCCGCCGGCCGAGGCACTCCGAGGatggcgagaagaagaagcgtcGGTTgcgcgagaggacgaagacgacgacagtgacgaggacgacgaagaggaggaagaagatctTGAAGACGTGATGCGGGCTctggaagaggaagaagaactcggtggcggcgcagaagaggaggagaaccgggtcgaagacgaagaagacgaagccgACAATACCAGCGAAACACGGCTCTTCTTTTTTGCCTTGGAGCCAGGAAGCAGGTACCTTGAACTCGCCGAAAACGTCGCATGTCTACATGTGGTACTCGCCCCAGTACAGCAAACAGAGTGCCCCTGCATCGACCAAGAGCTGCCCGCTGTAGAATATGCACATGTGGGCGTCAACCGTCCTCGGCAGCGTGCGGCGTATTGCGAGTAA